GAGCCTTCACAAGATACTACATAAGGGTTAAATGTTTTGATCCTTTTTCCTGGTTTTTGTGGTTTCACAGATAGAAGAGGATGATAGGATTCCATGACGCAGTTAATTTTCAAAAGTTTGCATTCCAAATTATTAGTTGTGGAAATGGCGTCCAAAAAGTCGGAGAGCCTTTGAAAGCTCACAGGCTTGACCTCTAGCTCATTTTTAAGATATTTGAACCTCAGTCTCATTATGATGTTTGAACTTGGCTCAAGCttgaatttataaaacttgGGTTCGGTTCGTTGGGCTCTTTAGTCGAATTTATTCGAGCATTGTCTCCAATGCAGCTTAATTTGGGGATACAGTCAACTACTCAATTAGCATAATATAGAATATTCAAGTCTAGTCTTGATCAAgttaagattttaatttaatcaatatgGTTGCTCCCTTCGGATTTTTTTGTTAGAAAACTACAATCATACTCCAGATAGAGTGTGTTGCTAACATAACGTTTAGCGAACTTTGGCAAgtttaaatatcattttactTGTTCTTAAATCAATACTTGTATTCTTTATCTTATATTTCCTGTTTATTTTCATAGTGTTTTTTTGTTCACTGTCTAAACTTGATTAaatgttattcattctatggtGAAGGTCGAGCAAGAGTTGATTTCCAGAAACGGCTGACAACCTCATGGATACTCGTTTTTCTAGTGTCTAGTAGTTATGTTGATGTCTCCGAGTCCTCTTGGCATACAATGGCAGTTGAATTGTTGCTTCAGAGTTTGGTCTTCAAGGATATTCGTCTTTCTAGCGTCTATTAGTTTATGTTGAAGCCTATTTGAGTCCAATAAAAGGTGGTTTTATCCCGAATGATCATTTAATCAACATTCTATGTTGAATGAGCATTGGCTAGTTTTCTGCCAAATTTTCTGACGACTGTTAATGATAATTGTGTTAAAAAACAGAGAATGTTTGGTGTTAGCTAAACTAGTGCTAAGTGCTAACGAGGGCTTCTTTGGTTGGTgatcttgattttgtttttttgtcgTGGGATAAAcatgttttgattttattttaaaaaatatatatagttgtATGAGAAGCCTAATTTTATTCAAGATGCAGTTCACAACactcaaattttagctttttgtATCATGGTGATTGCATAAGATTTTAGTTTATTCAATTACTATAAAAGATTTCAGGTTTCGTGTGAAGATTGTATACAATAATTTTAACAATCATAAAATTTCTACCTCCAACCAAATGAAATATAAAGATGGCATATTGTcaagtaaataatataaatttgagACATCATGTGGGGAGTGTAAGATACACTCCAGGTATAGAATAAACTTTTCTACCCTAACCCAGGTATTATATGACTTTTCTCCCACAATTTTTTTAGGCTAAAAAATGGTTTAGAAAGCTCAAGCCATAACTTCTGAACACATTATATACATCAGAATTTAAAACACCCTCTTCTTATTTTGGTCGGCGAACTATTTGCCTTCATGTTAAGCAGGAAAAGTCGCTGAGATGATATGTTAATTGTTTAGGTCCCCATTAACCAATGATATCAAATCATCAGAAACACATCCTTCATCTAACAGTTGAGCTGACAGTCCAGTCAAAACTTCGCGCACCCCATTACCTTGAAGCTGCAAACAATCGTCGACAGAGAAACACGATACTTTGTCACGCAATTCTGTCCAGCTATACCCAGTTTCTTTTTTCAGCGCCTTCTCTTTCATTAGTTTTCTGACCTGCGAAGATTCTTTCCACATGTTTGAATCTGCATAAATATTTGATAGCATGATATGGGCAGATGTATCATCAGGATCAATGCTCAAAATCATTTCAGCAGCATACTTAGCTAACTCCAGATTTTTGTTAGTGATACAGCCTGATAAAAGACATCGCCAAACTACTTTATCGGGCTTTACAGAGAAACTTCTAATGAAATCATAAGCTTCTTTTGTTTGACCTTTTCGCGAAAATAGACTGACAATACAAGCTAAATGATCAGTTTTTGGGATAATTCCAAATTCTTTGGTCATTGAGTCAAAGTGATGCAATCCTTCAGCCAAGCTTCCTACATGGGCGCAGGAAGATAGAACTGAAATGAATGTGACATCATTTGGTTTAAACCCATTCCGTAGCATAATGTCGTAAATGTTCAGGGCTTCTCTCCCGAAACCATGTTGAGCATACCCAGAGATTATGGCATTCCAGGAAATCAGATTCTTATAGGGAAGGAAGTTAAAAACTTTTCGAGAATCATTGAGTCTCCCACACTTTGCATACATGTCAATGAGAGAACTTCCGACTACCACGTTGAAATCAAATCCAGGTTTTATGATGCAGCAATGAATTTGCTTACCCCATTCAATTGCTGGTAAATCCCCACAAAAGCTTAAAAGAGAGGAATATGTGTAAGGGTCAGGGTCAAACCCATCTGAAAACATGTTCTGTATAAGTTCAGTTGCTTCTTCAAAACAACCTGAGTCCGTAAATCCAGCTATTAAAGCATTCCAACTAACATTATCATGACTATccatttcacaaaatattacGATGGACTCCTCAAGGCgatcaatttttgaataaaaatctaaaatcgAGTTGGCAACACAAGTAAAAGCTTTAAATCCCAATTTTATAATCAAAGAATGGAGCTGCATCCCACCCCAGGTTTCCTTCTCCTTCCCAAAGGCTCCAAGCACAGAAGCAAATGTGAGCTCATTTGGCGTCAAACCTGTACAGAGTAACTCTTGAAAAAAATTGATAGCCTCTCTGTATCTTCCAAGCTGCGCACAACCTCCGATCAATGCAGTCCAGGCTGTCAACCCTGGATTTTCTGCCTCTTTCAAAGCTCTACGTGCTAACTCCAATTCTCCACATTTTGCATAAAAATTAACCAATCCAGTCACAACAAAATGATCCATCTTAACACCACACTTGATGGCAAGGCATTGCACTTCCATTCCAACTTCCAGAATCTCCAACGCGGCACAAGCACCTAATACAGTTCCATAACAAAACTCATTCATCTTTACTCCCATCCTCAAACACCTCAAGAAAACTCTCAATCCTTGCTCATTCTCCCCACACTGAACACAACTAGCAATAAACGAAACACAGCTAATTGTACTGGGCTCCGCTATGGCATGAAACAATTGCGCTGCCATCTTCAATGACCCACATTTCCCGTAAAAGTTGACCAAACAATTAGTAACAAAACTGTTAACATTTTCTCCACTCCTGAACATTCTTCCATGTACTTCCTTCCCAATTCTCAACGCTCGTATTCGAGCACATGCAGATATCACGGCAACATATGTATAATCATTCGGAGCAATCCCATCATCAAGAACCATTGATCTAAAGCAATACAAGGATTTTTCCGTGAACCCCGCGTTAGAATATGCGGAAATTAGTGATGTCCAGGAATAGATGTTTCTCTCAGGCATTTTTCCGAACACACTCTCAACGTAATTAATGCTCCCAAATTTACAATACATAGCGAGCAAATAATTGTTTGTTCGAACATCCGGATTAAACCCGGACACAATGATCCGACCATGAACAGATTTAGCGTCGAAAATGGATCTTGCTTCAGTGCATGATCGAATGAGTCGAGCGAGTGACATATAAAGAAACGTCTCGTGTACATTTGCTGGCAGTGGCTGATCTTTTGCTGTGGATATTCAAGTTTCGGACTAACGGCTGAAACTTCTATAAAAATTACTCAGTTCTCTAAAGTTTCTCTCTTGTAAAAGCAACTCTTGAGGAGTTCACcacaaacaattttaaaattaccatCTACCCAAAATTACGTGTCCAACATGTTGTAATACATATTTTtgtctaaaaaaaaattttgacctATGTCATGTTCCGTAATAAAAATGTGAAATTCGGGATTATAAATTGTTATACATGttcattttgacacccctagatCCAAACATGGACGAACCCGTAATAATTGTTCAttatataaacttttattttttttattccaaacacTTCAAACACCGGTTAAATAGAAACATTTCTTTTCGGTACACTATGCAGCAGCAACAGCGTCAGCAGACTTTGATCCAGACTCAGGTGTGGCCTTAGGGTCGTTAGGCTTTGACACTGGTTCAGGTTTTGCCTCGGGATCATTAGGCTTTGGCACAATTTCGGGTTTCGCCTCGGTTGCCTCCCAGAAGGAAGTCACCTTCCCAGTCTTCATAACAGTCTGTAGAACAGACTCTGGCTTCACATTGCCCTTCACTGTCACCTTTTGCTGCTCCAAATTGATGTCGAACGAGTTGACGCCTATGAATAAGGTGCAAGAAATATAATCAATGACCACGGAAAAATTTAGCTAGACAACGGCAGATATGCTAGCTAATTGGACGCATCTTTTTgcaatattcaaatataataGAAGCTATCAGTGAACACTAATTGCGTGCCATCACTTCAGAATTACGAAGTTtctattaagaataaaatcaaGCAATCCAGACGGAGACATCGAACCTTCCATTTTCGAAAGAACCCTGTTCACGGCCCCTACGCAACCTTGGCAGGACATCTTAACCTTGAGCACAACAGTCTGCAATTGATCACAAAGCTATGAATATATGTTTCCCAGAAAACAGAGCAATGTTACACAAGTGTGGTTTCTTGGACAGACGTAAGCACAGAAAGTACTGCAAAAGATGCAGCATTTGTGCACAAAAATGTACTAGATTTCTCACAGAATAAACTCCCATAATAGCTACATCATCATTGGAACCAAAAGTAAAGAGGAAGATTCAATGCAGTACTTGACATTGTTTAGCTCAAAAATTAAATCATCTCTACAAAATGATAAAACAAACACTTGAATCTACAAAAGGTCTCGTCTTGCTCCACTTGAAATCAAGAAACCAAAGATAACTCAAACGATAATTTGATTTCCAACCGTAGAATAAATTTTTGATCGATGACCATATAACAAAATCAAGTTTCAGCGTGAAATTTCAACAGATAATTGTTATGGGCAATGGCAGAAACTCATGCAGTATATTCAGCGTGAAAATAGCATAtgatgattttaatattttagaaaGAGAATTCAAAAACTGAAACTTGCCTCAGACATTATGAGTATTTACGGAATGTATATTCCAACAAgagcaaaaatattttcttgagggAAAGAAAATGTGGTGATAATGAGAAACTTCACTCATTGTCTCGATATTTATAGAGGAAGAAAATTAATAAAGAAACAACGTAGCGTGTAAGCTGGAAGTATGatttcatcatcatcataattattattacttCGTTAGAAGATTTAGTTAAAGTCGTGGATTTGTTCacagaaaatattttctcactCAAATGTGTGAAATCCTACACACGAGGGATGTGACTCGCTCTCattatttttccattttttgacGACTTTTTTAGGTGATTTTGCATTAATAGACAGTCGTCTATATACGGAGAAAGTATTtgacaaatatataaataaatcagaAGAATTAGACATTTAggtttaaaaacaa
The DNA window shown above is from Primulina huaijiensis isolate GDHJ02 chromosome 12, ASM1229523v2, whole genome shotgun sequence and carries:
- the LOC140990712 gene encoding pentatricopeptide repeat-containing protein At3g53360, mitochondrial-like, which produces MSLARLIRSCTEARSIFDAKSVHGRIIVSGFNPDVRTNNYLLAMYCKFGSINYVESVFGKMPERNIYSWTSLISAYSNAGFTEKSLYCFRSMVLDDGIAPNDYTYVAVISACARIRALRIGKEVHGRMFRSGENVNSFVTNCLVNFYGKCGSLKMAAQLFHAIAEPSTISCVSFIASCVQCGENEQGLRVFLRCLRMGVKMNEFCYGTVLGACAALEILEVGMEVQCLAIKCGVKMDHFVVTGLVNFYAKCGELELARRALKEAENPGLTAWTALIGGCAQLGRYREAINFFQELLCTGLTPNELTFASVLGAFGKEKETWGGMQLHSLIIKLGFKAFTCVANSILDFYSKIDRLEESIVIFCEMDSHDNVSWNALIAGFTDSGCFEEATELIQNMFSDGFDPDPYTYSSLLSFCGDLPAIEWGKQIHCCIIKPGFDFNVVVGSSLIDMYAKCGRLNDSRKVFNFLPYKNLISWNAIISGYAQHGFGREALNIYDIMLRNGFKPNDVTFISVLSSCAHVGSLAEGLHHFDSMTKEFGIIPKTDHLACIVSLFSRKGQTKEAYDFIRSFSVKPDKVVWRCLLSGCITNKNLELAKYAAEMILSIDPDDTSAHIMLSNIYADSNMWKESSQVRKLMKEKALKKETGYSWTELRDKVSCFSVDDCLQLQGNGVREVLTGLSAQLLDEGCVSDDLISLVNGDLNN